The following coding sequences are from one Candidatus Methylacidithermus pantelleriae window:
- a CDS encoding ApaG domain-containing protein — MPGKEVRGRLTVVEKKDTLGAMIRGIELPGLRATLDHLDYSPFLWGGPHKRHAFVYYITIANDSPHTVTLQGRKWVLTSPLGKKTVIEGDGIVGERPRLRPGDRFHYHSYHLVGGRAWVEGSYFGIDESGRWIVVRIPGFALEPPLIEPSNAKEESAEAEG; from the coding sequence TTGCCAGGCAAAGAGGTTCGGGGTAGGCTCACAGTGGTGGAAAAAAAGGATACTCTCGGTGCCATGATTCGGGGGATTGAGCTTCCTGGACTTCGGGCAACCTTGGACCATCTCGATTATAGTCCCTTTCTTTGGGGAGGTCCGCACAAGCGCCACGCCTTTGTCTACTACATCACCATTGCCAATGATAGCCCGCATACGGTTACTCTCCAAGGCAGGAAGTGGGTTCTTACAAGTCCTCTGGGGAAAAAAACCGTGATTGAAGGGGACGGGATCGTTGGCGAGCGTCCCCGCTTGCGACCTGGAGATCGGTTCCATTACCATAGCTACCATCTAGTAGGTGGCCGTGCATGGGTGGAAGGCTCCTATTTTGGCATCGACGAATCGGGAAGATGGATCGTGGTGCGGATTCCAGGGTTTGCGCTGGAACCTCCGCTCATTGAGCCCTCGAACGCCAAGGAGGAGTCAGCGGAAGCGGAAGGCTAG
- the tyrS gene encoding tyrosine--tRNA ligase, translating into MVSNRQQGDPAGENLDFSLARLIQGSEAVITLEELQAKLRKGRPLRVKFGVDPTSADIHLGHAVPLFKLRQWQEAGHVVVLIVGDFTARIGDPTGRNSTRPELALEEIQANARTYQEQAFRILRPDRTEVLWNGTWFEKMSAGEFLALQKRVTATRLLQRREFQERRDRGEPIGLHELVYPLLQAWDSVVVQADVELGGSDQLFNLLLGRELQAQVGQEPQVVQTVSLLEGLDGTRKMSKSFGNTIGITESPQEIFGKVMSISDELMLRWYQVLLGTQPEPGVHPMEAKKRLAQWIIERVHDPEAAQKARESFERVFSRREFPEDAPEMVVESPQIPLVRLLHTVGAASSLSEARRLVAQGAVSLDGEKCSDPNKVVDCSKGIWLRCGKRFFAKIRTLPRG; encoded by the coding sequence ATGGTCTCGAATCGCCAGCAAGGTGATCCCGCTGGAGAGAACTTGGATTTTTCCCTGGCCCGTTTGATCCAGGGTAGCGAGGCTGTCATTACCCTGGAGGAGCTTCAGGCCAAGCTTCGCAAAGGGCGCCCTCTCCGGGTAAAGTTTGGGGTGGATCCCACAAGTGCTGACATTCATCTCGGTCATGCAGTGCCTCTGTTTAAGCTTCGCCAGTGGCAAGAAGCAGGCCATGTGGTGGTGCTAATCGTCGGTGATTTTACCGCTCGGATCGGGGACCCTACGGGTCGAAACAGCACACGTCCGGAACTTGCGCTGGAAGAAATCCAGGCGAACGCTCGTACCTATCAGGAACAAGCGTTCCGGATTCTGAGGCCAGATCGCACGGAAGTTTTGTGGAACGGAACCTGGTTTGAGAAGATGAGTGCCGGAGAATTTCTTGCCCTACAAAAAAGGGTCACGGCTACTCGTCTTTTGCAGCGCAGGGAGTTTCAAGAACGGCGCGACCGCGGGGAACCCATTGGTCTCCACGAGCTGGTATATCCTTTGTTGCAGGCTTGGGATTCGGTGGTGGTCCAAGCGGATGTGGAATTGGGAGGAAGCGACCAGCTTTTCAATCTGCTTTTGGGGAGGGAACTCCAGGCCCAAGTGGGACAAGAACCCCAGGTGGTCCAGACTGTCTCTTTGCTCGAGGGGCTGGATGGAACCCGGAAGATGAGTAAATCGTTCGGCAACACGATTGGGATTACCGAAAGCCCTCAGGAAATCTTTGGGAAGGTAATGAGCATTTCGGATGAGCTCATGCTTCGATGGTACCAGGTGCTCCTAGGGACCCAGCCGGAACCGGGCGTGCATCCCATGGAGGCCAAGAAACGATTAGCCCAATGGATTATTGAGCGCGTGCATGATCCTGAAGCGGCACAAAAGGCTCGGGAAAGTTTTGAGCGTGTTTTTAGTCGCCGAGAGTTTCCGGAGGACGCTCCGGAAATGGTCGTGGAAAGTCCCCAGATCCCTTTGGTTCGACTTCTTCACACCGTTGGGGCGGCTTCCAGCCTTAGCGAGGCTAGAAGGCTGGTAGCTCAGGGAGCGGTGAGTTTGGATGGGGAAAAATGTTCGGACCCAAACAAGGTTGTGGACTGTTCGAAGGGGATTTGGCTACGATGTGGCAAGCGGTTTTTTGCTAAGATACGGACCCTACCCAGAGGGTAG
- the thiD gene encoding bifunctional hydroxymethylpyrimidine kinase/phosphomethylpyrimidine kinase — translation MPGKNPVWALVIAGSDCSGGAGLQADVKTFSAFRVMAATVLTSVVAERPGKISAIWPLPQSMIREQFQCIRETIAPVSAKVGMLYRGETIEAVANELQSFKPLPRLVVDPLIRSSSGEALLQKDALFSLKDKLIPMATVFTPNLYEAMVLLEKEITGPEEAAEASQELARKFGAPVLIKGGHIKGSWAIDFFSDGNKVEELEAPRIENADPHGTGCALSSAIAAGLALGLGLREAIFLAKLFVTQAIAKSFPAIHGQFLDLFPLI, via the coding sequence TTGCCTGGCAAGAACCCTGTCTGGGCCCTGGTAATCGCCGGTTCGGATTGTAGTGGTGGCGCCGGACTCCAGGCCGATGTAAAGACTTTCTCCGCCTTCCGGGTCATGGCTGCGACAGTACTGACCAGCGTCGTAGCAGAACGACCCGGGAAAATCTCCGCCATCTGGCCTTTACCTCAGTCGATGATCCGCGAGCAATTCCAATGCATCCGGGAAACCATTGCACCGGTGTCGGCCAAGGTGGGCATGCTCTATCGGGGCGAGACGATCGAAGCGGTCGCCAACGAGCTGCAATCCTTCAAGCCCCTTCCCCGGCTTGTGGTGGATCCCTTGATCCGGTCTTCCAGCGGGGAAGCTCTCCTCCAGAAAGACGCGTTATTTTCCCTCAAGGATAAGCTCATCCCCATGGCTACGGTTTTTACGCCCAATCTTTATGAGGCGATGGTTTTACTTGAAAAAGAGATTACCGGGCCTGAAGAAGCTGCCGAAGCAAGCCAAGAACTGGCACGAAAGTTTGGAGCCCCAGTCCTTATCAAGGGGGGGCACATTAAGGGATCATGGGCTATTGACTTCTTTAGTGACGGAAACAAGGTGGAAGAGCTAGAGGCTCCGCGTATCGAAAATGCCGATCCTCACGGAACTGGGTGCGCGCTTTCAAGCGCCATTGCAGCAGGTTTGGCTCTCGGACTAGGCCTTCGAGAGGCGATCTTTTTGGCCAAGCTTTTTGTCACCCAGGCAATAGCCAAAAGTTTTCCGGCAATCCACGGCCAGTTTTTGGATCTTTTCCCTTTAATATAA
- the frr gene encoding ribosome recycling factor: MTLEEILLETEERMEKALEHSRQEFATIRTGRASPELVTHLMVEAYGTHMRLRDIAAITTPDPHLIVIQPWDLTLVDSVRKALEESKLGVNPVVEGKSIRVPIPPLSEERRQELVRSVRRLAEEGRVALRGIRRYALETARKLEREGEWSEDDLRHAEKEIQKLVDRFMEEMERLLEKKERELLTV; the protein is encoded by the coding sequence ATGACCCTCGAAGAAATTCTTCTGGAAACCGAAGAACGAATGGAGAAAGCCTTAGAGCATAGTCGCCAGGAGTTTGCGACGATTCGGACGGGGCGGGCGTCTCCGGAACTGGTAACTCACCTCATGGTCGAGGCGTACGGGACTCACATGCGTCTGAGGGATATTGCGGCCATCACTACTCCGGATCCTCATTTGATCGTCATCCAACCCTGGGATCTTACCCTGGTCGATTCGGTCCGCAAAGCACTGGAAGAGTCCAAGTTAGGGGTAAACCCGGTAGTCGAGGGAAAATCCATCCGGGTTCCGATTCCTCCCCTGTCCGAAGAGAGACGTCAAGAATTGGTGCGCTCGGTCCGCCGTCTGGCCGAAGAGGGTAGGGTGGCACTGCGCGGAATCCGAAGGTATGCCCTGGAAACGGCCCGAAAGCTTGAACGGGAAGGAGAATGGTCGGAAGACGATTTGCGTCACGCAGAGAAGGAAATCCAGAAACTGGTTGACCGGTTCATGGAAGAGATGGAACGGCTCCTGGAAAAAAAGGAACGGGAACTTTTGACCGTGTAG
- a CDS encoding RNA recognition motif domain-containing protein yields the protein MVQKIAGLVQGLFGKGKPSPTSDHVNEPEEVKKSREALRRSPRRDSSAQVTRRPAPPSRPSLSETSAEVRAEEITTPRLYVGNLSYEAGESDLFELFSQVGPVRNVQLIREKRGTRSKGFGFVEMADVETAKQAIVQLHRKEFMGRELVVSAAKGETRRKEAT from the coding sequence TTGGTTCAAAAGATTGCTGGATTGGTTCAAGGACTCTTCGGAAAAGGAAAGCCTTCTCCAACTAGTGACCACGTAAACGAGCCCGAGGAGGTAAAGAAAAGCCGGGAAGCACTACGGCGTTCGCCTCGGCGGGATAGTTCTGCGCAGGTGACGCGCCGACCGGCTCCTCCTTCTCGTCCCTCCCTCTCGGAAACGAGCGCGGAGGTTCGGGCTGAGGAAATCACAACGCCGCGTCTCTACGTAGGGAATCTTTCCTACGAGGCAGGAGAAAGCGATCTTTTTGAGCTGTTCTCCCAGGTGGGCCCGGTGAGAAACGTTCAATTGATTCGGGAAAAGCGCGGAACGCGCTCCAAGGGATTCGGGTTTGTAGAGATGGCGGATGTGGAAACTGCCAAGCAAGCGATCGTGCAGCTGCATCGGAAGGAGTTTATGGGTCGGGAACTGGTGGTTAGCGCGGCCAAGGGAGAGACAAGAAGGAAAGAGGCAACGTAA